One Tolypothrix bouteillei VB521301 DNA window includes the following coding sequences:
- the egtC gene encoding ergothioneine biosynthesis protein EgtC: protein MCRLLAYLGSPTSLEPLLYQPDHSLIVQSYKPREMLSGVVNADGFGVGWYHSYQETEPFIYKNTLPIWNDINLPSLSRYVESGCAIAYVRSATPGQALDFSNSQPFQYQNLLFIHNGRIDKFRQTLYRPIRNQLSDEVYKWIGGNTDSEHIFALVLNQWLANPGKSLEQALHATLLHLAELAQSHQTYVLANIVISDGKRLIASRFGTKSPAPSLYWLCNDPTFPNSTIVASEPLFTGNWIPFEENSILSFGENCDIRIEQI from the coding sequence ATGTGCCGATTACTTGCTTATCTTGGTTCCCCCACTTCTCTCGAACCTCTCTTATATCAACCCGACCATTCACTCATAGTTCAAAGCTATAAACCACGTGAAATGCTTTCAGGAGTGGTAAACGCTGATGGTTTTGGTGTTGGTTGGTATCATTCTTATCAAGAGACAGAACCATTTATCTACAAAAATACACTCCCCATTTGGAATGATATTAATCTACCAAGCCTCAGTCGTTATGTAGAGTCGGGATGTGCGATCGCCTATGTCCGCAGTGCTACCCCCGGTCAAGCTTTAGATTTTAGCAACTCTCAGCCATTCCAGTATCAGAATCTGTTATTTATACACAATGGTAGAATTGACAAATTCCGGCAAACTCTCTACAGACCCATACGCAATCAATTAAGTGATGAAGTTTATAAATGGATTGGTGGAAATACAGACTCAGAACATATTTTTGCTTTAGTGCTCAACCAGTGGTTAGCTAATCCAGGGAAAAGTTTGGAGCAAGCTTTACACGCAACATTGCTCCACCTTGCAGAGTTAGCACAAAGCCATCAAACCTATGTCCTTGCCAATATCGTTATCAGTGATGGAAAACGTCTCATAGCTTCTCGCTTTGGGACGAAATCACCTGCGCCATCTCTTTACTGGTTGTGTAACGATCCAACTTTTCCCAACTCTACGATTGTTGCATCCGAACCACTATTTACTGGTAACTGGATTCCTTTTGAAGAAAATAGCATCCTCAGTTTTGGAGAAAATTGTGATATCAGAATTGAGCAAATCTAA
- the egtB gene encoding ergothioneine biosynthesis protein EgtB has protein sequence MISELSKSNLKETICSAYHQCRTKTLTLFEEIDEVSFCQQAHADFSPVGWHLGHIAYTESLWLLERTAGFPCLFPQYRKLFAADGLPKTERVKLPSLEETRYYLNVVRDKVLHYLEVAHLEKQDRLWRFILQHESQHCEIATFLLEILKRDKGEKVTRGQGKIFSPNPLLSPDTIEIPAGEFEMGNNSVDALDNERSAHRVYLDTYWIDRYPVTCGQYKVFMEAGGYRNPQWWSKAGWEWLQTAQVTQPLYWSSNRDREKHPVCGVSWYEAEAYARFVGKRLPTEAEWEKAASWDAQLKRRLLYSWGNQEPTRQVCNHNNFNKGTTPVDAFPNGQSAYGLYDTLGNVWEWTATWFDSYPGFQSYPYIGYSQVYFDQQHRVLKGGSWATRPWALRCSFRNWYHPHVRQILAGFRCARV, from the coding sequence GTGATATCAGAATTGAGCAAATCTAATTTAAAAGAAACCATTTGTAGTGCATACCATCAATGTCGCACTAAAACCCTCACTCTATTTGAAGAAATTGATGAAGTTAGCTTTTGTCAGCAAGCTCATGCTGACTTTAGCCCTGTTGGTTGGCATTTAGGGCATATAGCTTACACCGAGTCCTTATGGTTGTTAGAACGCACTGCAGGTTTTCCGTGCTTGTTTCCACAGTACCGAAAGTTGTTTGCTGCTGATGGCTTACCAAAAACAGAGCGAGTCAAATTACCCAGCTTGGAAGAAACTCGTTATTACTTAAATGTTGTTAGAGACAAAGTTTTACACTATTTGGAAGTAGCCCATTTAGAAAAACAAGATCGTCTTTGGCGTTTCATACTGCAACACGAAAGTCAACACTGCGAAATTGCTACCTTCTTGTTAGAAATCCTGAAGAGGGATAAGGGGGAGAAGGTGACACGGGGACAAGGTAAAATTTTTTCTCCCAACCCCCTCCTCTCCCCTGACACGATTGAGATTCCTGCAGGCGAGTTTGAGATGGGAAACAATTCAGTGGATGCGTTAGATAACGAACGTTCGGCGCATCGGGTGTACCTAGATACATATTGGATCGATCGCTATCCGGTAACTTGCGGCCAGTATAAAGTATTTATGGAGGCAGGCGGTTATCGGAATCCACAATGGTGGTCAAAAGCGGGTTGGGAATGGCTGCAAACAGCGCAAGTGACACAACCACTTTACTGGTCTAGCAATCGCGATCGGGAAAAACACCCTGTTTGTGGTGTCAGTTGGTACGAAGCAGAAGCTTATGCACGGTTTGTAGGGAAACGATTGCCTACAGAGGCGGAGTGGGAAAAAGCAGCTAGTTGGGATGCTCAATTGAAGCGTCGTCTATTATACTCTTGGGGAAACCAAGAACCCACGCGACAGGTTTGCAATCATAACAATTTCAACAAAGGAACAACCCCTGTCGATGCCTTTCCTAACGGACAGAGTGCATACGGTTTGTACGATACTCTAGGCAATGTTTGGGAATGGACAGCGACTTGGTTTGATAGTTACCCCGGTTTCCAAAGTTACCCCTATATAGGGTATTCTCAAGTTTATTTTGACCAACAGCATCGTGTTTTAAAAGGTGGTAGTTGGGCAACACGTCCTTGGGCATTGCGCTGTAGTTTTCGTAACTGGTATCATCCTCACGTGCGCCAAATCCTGGCAGGATTTCGCTGTGCTCGCGTGTAA